The proteins below come from a single Candidatus Methanoperedens sp. genomic window:
- the ileS gene encoding isoleucine--tRNA ligase: MLKEAAQYDATTIEQNIRAFWDEIDAYSKVRELRKNGKKFFFVDGPPYTTGRIHLGTAWNKIIKDSILRYKSMKGFHILDRAGWDMHGLPIEVKVEGVLGFKSKKDIEKYGVGNFIDKCKEFALTHRDEMTLQFKNLGVWLNWRDPYMTLRDEYIEAAWWTLKQAHEKKLLERGLRVVNWCPRCETAIADSEVEYADVTDPSVYIKFPLANEENTYIVIWTTTPWTIPANIAVAVHPSFEYAKVRAVKDGKEEILIMALELKEKVLKQGKYKDYEVLETILGEELDIEYKPPLGDKVPKQKEFRHNVYMADFVTAENTGCVHIAPGHGIDDFELGIKHNLPIFCPVGTDGRYTEEAGEYKGMHVRDANKVILSDLAEKNLLLASGKISHRYGHCWRCKTPIIYLATEQWFLRVTDLKEKMLEEIKKVKWYPEWAGSARFADWVTGSRDWCISRQRYWGIPIPVWVCDFCGEVEVMGTMDELKSRSGVKKLSDLHRPHVDNIHIKCSKCGSRMSRVPDVFDVWFDSAVASWATLNYPRDEKTFKEWWPADFITEGHDQTRGWFYSQLGASMVSFGKAPYRSVLMHGFTLDLEGKKMSKSLGNVVSPEEIVAKYGAESLRFYVLSQNAPWDDLKFSWDEIGNMHRMLNILWNVYRFPLPYMVLDNFNPVDIEDNLASLPLRPEDRWILSKVQSLIKQVDTAMSEYNLHKATRPISEFILEDLSRWYVQLIRPRTWREANDPDKLAAYYALYEVLVTVTKLIAPFVPHVSEEMYQNLVRNVNTDAPASVHMCDWVSPIEEFVDVELEKNMDIIREIVEASSNARQKLKRKLRWPVKRIVVAPKEDEVRKAVESLESVLKEQTNAKEIVLLKVGEVWEELGVEVMPNHAALGPVFKKDAGKVIAGLKKGDAREIKKAILETGSFELKAGVITQEMVSFRNLIPPAIAHAEFSAGDVYVDTELTREIESEGYAREVIRRIQDMRKELDLAVEEEIKAVVEIRDASVVELVLELKDFIAGEVRAKSLDMGSGVEVWGALVKDWDVEGVKMRMGIERI; encoded by the coding sequence ATGTTAAAAGAGGCAGCGCAGTACGATGCAACAACCATAGAACAGAATATCCGCGCATTCTGGGATGAAATAGACGCTTACTCAAAAGTAAGGGAACTGCGGAAAAACGGAAAGAAGTTCTTTTTCGTGGACGGTCCCCCTTATACTACGGGCAGGATACATCTCGGCACTGCCTGGAATAAGATTATCAAGGATTCCATACTGCGCTACAAATCCATGAAGGGCTTCCACATCCTTGACCGCGCGGGCTGGGATATGCACGGTCTGCCCATCGAGGTAAAAGTGGAAGGAGTGCTTGGGTTCAAATCTAAAAAGGACATCGAGAAATACGGCGTTGGCAATTTCATAGATAAATGCAAGGAGTTTGCATTGACGCACAGGGATGAAATGACGCTCCAGTTCAAGAACCTGGGAGTCTGGCTTAACTGGAGAGACCCGTATATGACCTTGCGCGATGAATATATCGAGGCAGCCTGGTGGACACTGAAGCAGGCGCATGAAAAGAAGCTCCTTGAGCGGGGCTTGCGTGTAGTGAACTGGTGCCCCAGATGCGAGACTGCCATAGCGGATTCCGAGGTAGAATATGCTGATGTGACCGACCCCTCGGTATACATCAAGTTCCCACTTGCGAACGAGGAAAATACCTACATCGTAATCTGGACAACCACGCCCTGGACAATTCCTGCCAATATCGCAGTTGCTGTGCATCCCTCATTTGAGTATGCAAAAGTCAGGGCAGTAAAGGATGGCAAAGAAGAGATACTCATAATGGCTTTAGAGCTCAAGGAAAAAGTCCTGAAACAGGGGAAGTATAAAGATTACGAAGTCCTTGAGACCATCCTTGGCGAGGAACTGGATATCGAATACAAGCCTCCTCTTGGCGACAAAGTACCCAAACAGAAGGAATTCAGGCATAACGTTTATATGGCTGACTTTGTCACGGCTGAGAACACAGGATGCGTTCATATTGCCCCTGGCCATGGCATTGACGACTTTGAACTGGGGATAAAACACAACCTTCCGATATTCTGTCCCGTTGGTACCGATGGCAGGTACACAGAAGAGGCAGGGGAATACAAAGGTATGCATGTCAGGGATGCGAATAAAGTCATACTTAGCGACCTTGCGGAAAAAAACCTGCTGCTTGCAAGCGGGAAGATTTCGCACCGCTATGGTCACTGCTGGAGATGCAAGACCCCGATCATATATTTAGCCACAGAGCAGTGGTTCCTGCGTGTTACCGATCTCAAGGAAAAAATGCTGGAAGAAATCAAGAAGGTAAAATGGTACCCTGAATGGGCAGGTTCTGCCCGCTTTGCTGACTGGGTAACAGGGTCACGTGACTGGTGCATATCGCGCCAGAGGTACTGGGGAATCCCCATTCCTGTATGGGTATGCGATTTCTGCGGCGAGGTCGAGGTAATGGGCACGATGGACGAGCTTAAATCAAGATCGGGAGTGAAAAAGCTTTCTGACCTTCACAGACCTCATGTCGATAATATCCATATCAAATGCAGTAAGTGCGGCAGCCGGATGAGCAGGGTTCCTGATGTCTTTGACGTATGGTTTGATTCCGCAGTGGCTTCATGGGCGACGCTGAATTACCCGCGCGATGAAAAAACGTTTAAAGAATGGTGGCCTGCCGATTTTATCACGGAAGGTCATGACCAGACAAGAGGATGGTTCTATTCGCAGCTTGGCGCCAGTATGGTGTCCTTTGGGAAAGCGCCGTACAGGAGTGTTCTGATGCACGGTTTTACCCTTGACCTCGAAGGCAAGAAGATGTCAAAGAGTCTTGGTAACGTGGTCTCGCCTGAGGAAATTGTTGCGAAATATGGAGCAGAGTCGCTGCGCTTTTATGTGCTTTCACAGAATGCACCATGGGATGACCTGAAATTCAGCTGGGATGAGATAGGGAATATGCACAGGATGCTGAATATCCTCTGGAATGTATATCGTTTCCCGCTGCCTTACATGGTTCTTGATAACTTCAATCCGGTTGATATTGAAGATAATCTTGCATCGCTGCCCCTGCGCCCTGAAGACAGGTGGATTCTCTCAAAAGTGCAGTCGCTCATAAAACAGGTGGATACTGCCATGTCTGAGTACAACCTTCACAAAGCCACCCGTCCCATTTCAGAGTTCATACTTGAGGACCTCTCGCGCTGGTATGTCCAGCTCATAAGACCGAGAACATGGCGCGAAGCAAACGACCCTGACAAGCTGGCAGCATATTATGCATTATACGAGGTACTTGTTACAGTGACAAAGCTCATAGCGCCTTTTGTGCCCCATGTCTCCGAGGAAATGTACCAGAACCTTGTGCGAAACGTGAATACTGATGCGCCCGCAAGCGTTCACATGTGCGATTGGGTTTCGCCTATCGAAGAATTCGTGGATGTAGAACTTGAAAAAAATATGGATATTATAAGGGAAATCGTTGAGGCTTCCTCCAACGCAAGGCAGAAACTGAAGCGGAAGCTGCGGTGGCCTGTGAAAAGAATTGTTGTGGCTCCAAAGGAAGATGAAGTCAGAAAAGCAGTGGAAAGCCTTGAATCCGTATTAAAAGAGCAGACCAATGCCAAGGAGATTGTCCTGCTCAAGGTCGGCGAAGTATGGGAAGAACTCGGCGTGGAGGTAATGCCTAATCATGCGGCGCTTGGTCCTGTGTTTAAAAAAGATGCAGGCAAGGTAATAGCCGGGTTAAAAAAAGGAGACGCCAGAGAAATAAAGAAAGCAATTCTGGAAACTGGCAGTTTTGAACTTAAAGCCGGTGTGATCACGCAGGAGATGGTAAGTTTCAGGAACTTGATCCCGCCAGCAATTGCGCATGCTGAATTTTCAGCAGGGGACGTGTATGTTGACACTGAACTTACGCGGGAGATTGAATCAGAAGGGTATGCACGCGAGGTTATCCGGAGGATACAGGATATGAGAAAGGAGCTTGATCTTGCTGTTGAGGAGGAAATAAAAGCTGTTGTGGAAATCAGGGATGCAAGCGTGGTTGAGCTTGTTCTGGAATTAAAGGATTTTATTGCTGGCGAGGTAAGGGCGAAATCGCTGGATATGGGCTCTGGCGTTGAGGTATGGGGCGCGCTTGTGAAGGATTGGGATGTTGAGGGGGTTAAGATGAGGATGGGGATAGAGAGGATATAA